In Ectothiorhodosinus mongolicus, one DNA window encodes the following:
- the tpx gene encoding thiol peroxidase, with protein sequence MAQITLRGNPINTCGDLPAVGSKAPDFHLVNADMQDVSLKDYEGKKKILYIVPSLDTPVCATSSKKFDEWVAAHDDVVVLTVSADLPFAQKRFCSAENVDRVQMLSMMRSRNFAKNYGVLIVDGPLAGITCRALLVLDEKNTIVHAELVPEIGQEPDYDAAYAALN encoded by the coding sequence ATGGCACAAATCACATTGCGCGGTAATCCCATCAATACCTGCGGGGATTTGCCTGCGGTAGGCAGCAAGGCACCAGATTTTCATTTGGTGAATGCCGATATGCAGGATGTCAGCCTCAAGGATTATGAAGGCAAGAAGAAAATCCTCTACATCGTGCCCAGTTTGGATACGCCGGTGTGTGCCACCTCCAGCAAGAAGTTTGATGAGTGGGTGGCCGCCCATGATGATGTCGTGGTGCTGACGGTCTCCGCTGATTTGCCGTTTGCACAAAAGCGCTTTTGCAGCGCTGAGAATGTCGATCGCGTGCAGATGCTGTCGATGATGCGCTCGCGCAATTTCGCTAAGAATTATGGTGTTCTCATTGTTGATGGGCCGCTGGCGGGTATCACCTGCCGCGCCCTGCTGGTGCTGGATGAGAAGAACACCATCGTCCACGCCGAATTGGTTCCCGAGATCGGTCAGGAACCCGATTATGATGCTGCTTACGCAGCGCTGAACTGA
- the znuC gene encoding zinc ABC transporter ATP-binding protein ZnuC encodes MSVSPQSSLIGAQAMGLELGGRRILEQVSLSIQPGQITTVIGPNGAGKTCLLRVLLGLQAPTEGAVKRRRGLRIGYMPQRIQIDPVLPITVARFLTLGGAVPKSRQLEVLREVGVGHLLKQPVQSVSGGEMQRVLLARALLREPQLLALDEPAQGLDVAGQGEVFQLIEGLRDRYGCGVLMVSHELHLVMAAADEVVCLNQHICCTGRPDVVTRDPAYLRLFGPTLPEGVAIYTHHHDHRHDLQGEVVCEHNHHHG; translated from the coding sequence ATGTCGGTTAGCCCGCAAAGCAGTCTTATTGGGGCTCAAGCCATGGGCCTTGAGCTGGGTGGGCGCCGCATTCTGGAACAGGTCTCCCTGAGTATTCAGCCTGGGCAAATCACCACCGTGATCGGCCCCAATGGAGCGGGTAAGACGTGTTTGTTGCGCGTTCTACTGGGCTTGCAAGCGCCCACTGAAGGCGCCGTCAAGCGGCGTCGCGGGCTACGGATTGGCTACATGCCACAACGCATACAAATTGATCCGGTACTGCCGATCACCGTGGCACGCTTCCTGACTTTGGGCGGCGCGGTGCCCAAATCCAGACAGCTGGAAGTCCTGCGCGAGGTAGGGGTGGGGCACCTGCTGAAACAGCCGGTACAGTCGGTCTCCGGCGGCGAGATGCAACGCGTGCTGCTGGCTAGAGCGCTACTGCGCGAGCCGCAACTACTGGCTTTGGATGAGCCGGCGCAAGGCCTGGATGTGGCTGGCCAGGGCGAAGTGTTTCAGTTGATTGAGGGGCTGCGCGATCGTTATGGTTGCGGTGTGTTGATGGTCTCTCATGAGCTGCATTTGGTGATGGCGGCGGCCGACGAAGTCGTCTGTTTGAATCAACATATTTGCTGCACGGGCCGCCCGGATGTGGTGACCCGGGATCCTGCCTACCTGCGTTTGTTTGGCCCGACCTTGCCTGAGGGTGTGGCGATTTATACCCACCACCACGATCATCGCCATGATCTGCAGGGCGAGGTGGTCTGCGAGCATAATCACCACCATGGATGA
- the znuB gene encoding zinc ABC transporter permease subunit ZnuB, with amino-acid sequence MDEFIVRALIGGLMVAAVAGPLGSFVVWRRMAYFGDTLAHSALLGVALGFLIGISTNITVIVLCVALALLLVLLQGQRRLASDTLLGILAHSSLSLGLVVLSFMEGLRVDLFAYLFGDILAVTWGDVGWMLIGGSVALVLLLLLWRPLLALTVHEDLARVEGQPAQWISLGFMLLIALVIAVAMKVVGILLITSLLIIPAATARRFARTPEQMGLIAAILGMLAVLGGIGGSLHWDTPTGPSIVVAAAALFAAISLIPRRD; translated from the coding sequence ATGGATGAGTTTATTGTTCGCGCTTTGATCGGCGGCTTGATGGTTGCCGCGGTGGCCGGTCCGCTGGGCTCATTCGTGGTCTGGCGGCGCATGGCTTATTTCGGCGATACGCTGGCGCACTCGGCTTTGCTGGGCGTGGCCCTGGGCTTTCTCATCGGCATTAGCACCAATATCACGGTGATTGTGCTGTGCGTGGCATTAGCTTTGTTGTTGGTCTTGCTGCAGGGGCAGCGGCGGTTGGCTTCAGATACGCTGTTGGGGATTTTGGCGCATAGCTCGCTGTCCTTGGGCTTGGTTGTTTTGTCTTTTATGGAAGGACTGCGCGTTGACCTCTTTGCCTACTTGTTCGGCGATATTCTCGCCGTGACTTGGGGTGATGTGGGTTGGATGCTGATTGGCGGCTCGGTGGCCCTGGTATTGCTGTTATTGCTTTGGCGCCCGTTATTGGCGCTGACTGTGCATGAGGATTTGGCGCGGGTAGAGGGACAGCCGGCTCAGTGGATTAGTTTGGGCTTTATGCTGTTGATCGCTTTGGTCATTGCCGTTGCGATGAAAGTGGTGGGGATCTTGCTCATCACCTCTTTGCTGATTATTCCCGCTGCCACCGCCCGGCGGTTTGCGCGCACGCCCGAACAAATGGGGCTGATCGCGGCGATCTTGGGCATGCTGGCAGTGTTAGGCGGGATTGGTGGCTCCTTGCATTGGGATACCCCCACGGGACCGTCAATCGTGGTTGCTGCTGCGGCTTTGTTTGCAGCGATCTCGCTGATTCCTCGTCGCGATTAA
- the znuA gene encoding zinc ABC transporter substrate-binding protein ZnuA: MRRFVLVAALVSLMLAPVMAWSAPRVVVSIAPVHHLVSGVMQGVGEPTLLIPPGASPHHYALRPSDMRALQAADVIIWVGPELESVMERPLQSVPGGVTQVSLMKAPGMTLLPTREGGIWDKHDHGHGDDHNHGHNHGHDHNHGHDHGHAQHVEKDAHIWLSPDNAAAIVRQTRDTLSERDPSNAPSYAANAEALLERLQTLDASLRSQLSAIGDRPFIVFHDAYQYFEHHYGLTPAGSITVDPSRAPGAQRVRELRQRIVGSDAICVFSEPQFEPRIVRTLTEGTTARSGVLDPLGAELPTSPDSYFRLLENLAESMVTCLTN; encoded by the coding sequence ATGCGTCGCTTCGTATTAGTCGCTGCACTCGTCTCGCTCATGCTTGCTCCCGTGATGGCTTGGTCAGCGCCTCGCGTTGTCGTTAGCATTGCCCCGGTGCATCATTTGGTCTCCGGCGTGATGCAAGGCGTGGGCGAACCCACGCTTTTGATCCCACCCGGCGCCTCGCCCCACCATTATGCCTTGCGCCCTTCGGATATGCGCGCCTTGCAGGCGGCAGATGTGATTATCTGGGTGGGTCCTGAGTTAGAGTCTGTCATGGAGCGCCCCCTGCAATCTGTGCCGGGCGGCGTCACCCAAGTCAGCCTCATGAAAGCGCCTGGTATGACCTTACTGCCCACTCGTGAGGGGGGCATTTGGGACAAGCACGATCACGGGCATGGGGACGATCACAACCATGGCCACAACCACGGGCACGATCATAATCATGGTCATGACCACGGCCATGCGCAACACGTTGAGAAAGATGCGCATATCTGGCTATCGCCAGATAATGCCGCTGCCATCGTCCGCCAGACGCGCGATACACTGAGCGAGCGCGATCCGAGCAATGCGCCAAGCTATGCCGCCAACGCCGAGGCTTTGCTTGAGCGCTTGCAAACCCTTGATGCCTCTTTGCGCAGTCAGCTGAGCGCCATTGGTGACCGCCCCTTCATCGTCTTTCACGATGCCTACCAGTACTTTGAACACCATTACGGCTTAACCCCCGCAGGCTCCATTACCGTAGATCCATCGCGCGCCCCGGGGGCGCAGCGCGTGCGCGAATTGCGCCAACGTATCGTTGGCTCTGATGCGATTTGTGTCTTTAGCGAACCGCAGTTTGAGCCACGCATTGTGCGCACCCTGACCGAGGGAACCACTGCGCGCAGCGGCGTACTCGATCCTTTGGGCGCCGAGTTACCCACGAGCCCCGATAGCTACTTCCGGCTGTTGGAAAACCTCGCCGAAAGCATGGTGACCTGCCTCACAAACTAA
- a CDS encoding lysophospholipid acyltransferase family protein, which produces MKPLMRRLLRFAALAPLLLIGVLLTLTWGRSDAYPGRVFRRLIRRWYRAFCWVCGLQIHVFGRSLSEPALQVSNHVSWLDIPILGTCSDADFLSKSEVRHWPLVGWLSSRVGTLFIRRGEHGEAQAMRQQISHRLAQGETVHVFPEGTTTDGQQVRRFHHRLFAAAADTSRPVQPVALVYPPDPQRLNDPAFIDDAALLPHAWGLLGERRVRVEVHFLPPLAAMEQARELSRSAEQVISGCLSQRLNREV; this is translated from the coding sequence ATGAAGCCCCTTATGCGACGCCTCTTGCGGTTTGCCGCACTTGCGCCCTTATTATTGATCGGGGTGTTGCTCACGCTCACCTGGGGACGAAGCGACGCCTATCCAGGGCGCGTTTTTCGCCGCTTGATTCGTCGCTGGTATCGGGCTTTTTGCTGGGTGTGTGGGTTACAGATCCACGTATTTGGCCGGTCTTTATCAGAGCCCGCTTTGCAGGTCTCTAATCATGTTTCTTGGTTGGACATTCCCATTTTGGGGACGTGTTCGGATGCGGACTTTTTGTCTAAATCGGAGGTGCGTCACTGGCCTTTGGTGGGATGGTTGTCCTCGCGTGTCGGGACTTTGTTTATTCGTCGTGGGGAACACGGCGAAGCACAGGCAATGCGCCAGCAAATCAGCCACCGTCTAGCCCAAGGTGAGACCGTGCATGTGTTTCCGGAGGGGACCACCACTGATGGTCAGCAAGTACGGCGCTTTCATCATCGGTTGTTTGCAGCCGCTGCTGATACCTCGCGGCCCGTGCAACCGGTTGCTTTGGTGTATCCGCCTGATCCCCAGCGACTCAACGATCCGGCCTTTATCGATGACGCGGCTTTACTGCCCCATGCTTGGGGTCTTCTGGGCGAGCGTAGGGTGCGCGTTGAGGTGCATTTCTTGCCGCCTTTGGCGGCTATGGAGC
- a CDS encoding dihydrofolate reductase: MSLPLSAIVAMDRNRLIGAENGLPWHLPADLAHFKNITMNSVMIMGRHTYESIGRPLPGRSSVIVSRSPDYQVEGCHVVQDIEAALQLGEELATQEQRQAELFVIGGARLFQQLLPRCQRLYLTLIDHAFAGGDTWMPPLGEDWQQLSREDHPADPKNTYPYSFLLLERRI, translated from the coding sequence ATGAGTCTGCCGCTGTCGGCCATTGTGGCCATGGATAGAAATCGTTTGATCGGCGCGGAAAACGGCCTGCCCTGGCATTTGCCGGCGGATCTGGCGCACTTCAAAAACATCACCATGAACAGCGTCATGATCATGGGCCGACATACTTATGAATCCATCGGTCGACCGCTGCCCGGGCGCAGCAGCGTCATCGTCAGTCGCAGCCCCGACTATCAGGTCGAGGGCTGTCATGTAGTTCAGGACATTGAGGCCGCCTTGCAGCTTGGCGAGGAGTTGGCCACTCAAGAACAGCGCCAAGCCGAGCTATTCGTGATTGGCGGTGCCCGTTTATTCCAACAACTGCTGCCGCGTTGCCAGCGTTTGTACCTGACATTGATTGATCATGCCTTCGCTGGGGGTGACACATGGATGCCGCCGCTGGGTGAAGATTGGCAACAACTGAGCCGCGAAGACCATCCTGCCGATCCTAAAAATACCTACCCCTACAGCTTTTTGTTGTTGGAGCGCCGCATTTAA
- a CDS encoding thymidylate synthase → MHVYLDLLRELVDTGHVKSDRTGTGTRSLFGRQIRFDLSQGFPLVTTKKLHLKSIVHELLWFLRGETNIGYLRENGVRIWDEWALDNGDLGPVYGQQWRSWPLPNGGHIDQIQQLLEQIRSRPDSRRLIVSAWNVADLPDESQSPQDNAEAGRMALAPCHCLFQFYVADGRLSCQLYQRSADIFLGVPFNIASYALLTHMIAQVTDLQPGDFVHTFGDVHVYSNHLEQAKEQLSRTPFPLPRLVLNPEVRDLFAFGFDDIQLEGYQAHPHIKAPVAI, encoded by the coding sequence ATGCATGTTTATTTAGATCTGCTGCGGGAGCTGGTGGACACCGGCCATGTCAAATCCGATCGCACCGGTACCGGCACGCGCTCTTTGTTTGGTCGCCAGATCCGCTTTGATCTCTCGCAGGGCTTCCCCCTGGTCACCACCAAGAAACTGCATCTCAAATCTATTGTTCATGAACTGCTGTGGTTTTTGCGCGGTGAAACCAATATTGGCTATCTGCGTGAGAACGGCGTGCGCATCTGGGATGAATGGGCCCTCGACAATGGCGACTTGGGTCCAGTCTATGGCCAGCAATGGCGGTCTTGGCCCTTGCCCAATGGCGGCCATATCGACCAAATCCAACAGCTACTCGAACAAATACGCAGCCGACCTGATTCGCGCCGATTGATTGTTAGCGCTTGGAATGTCGCGGATCTGCCCGATGAGTCACAATCCCCACAAGATAACGCCGAAGCCGGGCGCATGGCGCTGGCGCCCTGCCATTGCCTATTTCAGTTTTACGTGGCCGATGGCCGCCTGTCATGCCAGCTCTATCAACGCAGCGCCGATATATTCTTGGGTGTCCCTTTTAACATCGCCTCTTACGCCCTATTAACGCACATGATCGCTCAGGTCACGGATCTGCAGCCGGGTGACTTTGTACATACCTTCGGCGATGTGCATGTGTATTCCAATCACCTCGAGCAGGCCAAAGAACAGCTAAGCCGCACGCCCTTCCCATTGCCGCGATTGGTGCTGAATCCCGAGGTGCGCGACCTATTTGCCTTTGGCTTTGATGACATCCAGCTGGAGGGCTATCAAGCCCATCCCCACATCAAAGCCCCGGTGGCGATATGA
- a CDS encoding GlcG/HbpS family heme-binding protein, with amino-acid sequence MKKALIIAGLALGLSSAQASSPLMNMSVMTLDTATQLAQATIEACREEGVNVAVTVVDRGGNVQVVLRDTLAVDLTLEISKQKAYTAMSFNMPLSQMEDRFTKPFQVGKVDGIVFSAGGIPVHAAGRIIGGVGVSGAPSGATDEACAVKGLESIQMDLEMAGP; translated from the coding sequence ATGAAAAAAGCACTAATCATCGCCGGGTTGGCTTTAGGTCTGAGTTCGGCGCAGGCCAGCAGCCCGCTTATGAACATGAGCGTCATGACGCTGGATACGGCGACACAACTCGCGCAAGCCACCATTGAAGCCTGCCGTGAAGAAGGCGTGAATGTCGCCGTCACCGTCGTCGATCGTGGTGGTAATGTGCAGGTCGTGCTGCGCGACACCCTGGCGGTGGATCTGACCCTGGAAATCAGCAAGCAGAAGGCCTACACGGCCATGTCATTCAACATGCCGCTGTCGCAAATGGAAGATCGCTTCACCAAGCCCTTCCAAGTCGGTAAGGTCGATGGCATCGTGTTTTCCGCCGGTGGGATTCCGGTGCATGCCGCTGGCCGTATTATCGGTGGGGTGGGCGTGAGTGGCGCCCCCTCGGGCGCGACCGACGAAGCCTGTGCAGTCAAGGGCCTAGAGTCCATTCAAATGGACCTGGAGATGGCCGGTCCCTAA
- the gcvPB gene encoding aminomethyl-transferring glycine dehydrogenase subunit GcvPB, translated as MLIFERSRPGRRATSQAPLSRAEAPELPERFQRRSAVPLPEVSELDVVRHYTRLSRKNFSIDTHFYPLGSCTMKYNPRACNSLAMLPGFARRHPHAPESHSQGFMACMYELQEMLMEVTGMKRVSLTPMAGAQGEFAGVAMIRAYHQSRGDTGRTEIIVPDAAHGTNPATATMCGFNVREIPTDETGDVNMDALREAVGPQTAGIMLTNPSTVGVFERRIAEIAALIHEAGGLLYYDGANLNAILGKVRPGDMGFDVIHMNLHKTFSTPHGGGGPGAGAVGVSERLKPFVPLPIIDKNGENYCWLTEKDLPQSIGRLSGFAGNAGVLLRAYVYMRLLGREGMPRVAEFSTLNANYLMARLREVGFDLAFPQRRATHEFIITLKRQAKEDGVTAMDVAKRLLDFGFHAPTTYFPLLVPECLLIEPTETESKETLDAFVEAMATILEESRNDPEKLRGAPYTLPNRRFDEVRAAKELDVAWAAQEGENA; from the coding sequence ATGCTGATTTTTGAACGCTCACGCCCGGGCCGCCGTGCCACCTCACAGGCACCGCTCAGCCGCGCTGAAGCTCCCGAACTGCCAGAGCGCTTCCAGCGCCGCAGCGCCGTGCCCCTGCCAGAAGTCTCAGAGCTGGACGTCGTGCGTCACTACACGCGGCTATCGCGCAAGAACTTCTCGATTGATACTCATTTTTATCCGCTGGGCAGTTGCACCATGAAGTACAACCCCCGTGCCTGTAATAGCCTGGCGATGCTGCCGGGTTTTGCGCGCCGCCATCCGCATGCGCCGGAAAGTCATAGCCAGGGGTTCATGGCCTGCATGTATGAACTGCAGGAAATGCTCATGGAAGTCACCGGCATGAAACGTGTTTCGTTAACGCCGATGGCGGGTGCCCAAGGTGAGTTTGCGGGTGTGGCGATGATTCGTGCCTATCATCAGTCGCGCGGCGACACTGGCCGCACCGAGATCATCGTGCCGGATGCTGCGCATGGTACCAATCCCGCCACCGCCACCATGTGCGGTTTCAATGTGCGTGAGATCCCTACGGATGAGACCGGTGATGTGAATATGGATGCCCTGCGTGAGGCTGTGGGCCCGCAAACCGCCGGTATTATGCTCACTAACCCGTCAACCGTCGGCGTCTTTGAGCGCCGCATCGCTGAGATCGCTGCGCTGATCCATGAGGCCGGTGGTTTGTTGTATTACGACGGCGCTAACCTCAATGCCATTTTGGGCAAGGTGCGTCCTGGCGATATGGGTTTTGATGTGATTCACATGAATCTTCATAAAACCTTCTCCACGCCGCATGGCGGGGGAGGGCCGGGTGCCGGTGCGGTGGGCGTCAGTGAACGACTCAAGCCCTTTGTGCCGCTGCCCATCATCGACAAGAATGGCGAGAACTATTGTTGGCTCACGGAAAAAGACCTGCCGCAAAGCATCGGTCGCTTGTCGGGGTTTGCCGGTAATGCCGGGGTATTACTCCGGGCGTACGTCTATATGCGCTTGCTGGGCCGTGAGGGCATGCCCCGCGTTGCCGAATTCTCAACGCTGAATGCCAATTATCTGATGGCGCGCCTGCGCGAGGTAGGTTTTGATTTGGCTTTCCCACAGCGGCGGGCAACGCATGAGTTTATTATCACGCTTAAGCGTCAGGCCAAAGAAGATGGGGTGACGGCCATGGATGTGGCCAAGCGCTTGTTGGATTTTGGGTTCCATGCACCCACCACCTATTTCCCGCTCTTGGTGCCCGAGTGTTTGCTGATCGAGCCGACTGAGACCGAAAGCAAGGAAACCCTAGATGCCTTTGTCGAAGCGATGGCGACGATTCTCGAGGAGTCGCGCAATGATCCCGAGAAGTTGCGTGGGGCGCCTTACACTTTGCCCAATCGCCGCTTTGACGAAGTGCGTGCGGCTAAAGAGTTGGATGTGGCCTGGGCAGCTCAGGAAGGCGAAAACGCCTAA
- the lgt gene encoding prolipoprotein diacylglyceryl transferase, with the protein MYPTHPFIDPVALSIGPIAVHWYGLMYLFGFGAFWLLGWIRSRQPNALINADQLTDLLFFGVAGVILGGRIGYVLFYQPGSLLQDPLLLVRLWEGGMSFHGGLLGVVLACVFFARSRQIPFLKLTDFVAPLIPLGLGFGRIGNWINGELWGRPTDLPWAMIFPMVDQLPRHPSQLYQASLEGLVLFILLWWFSARPRPIGAVSGVFLLAYGLFRFVVEFVREPDLHLGYLALGWLTMGQLLSLPMMLAGGLLLYTAYRRL; encoded by the coding sequence ATGTATCCTACCCACCCTTTTATCGACCCGGTGGCCTTGAGTATCGGTCCAATCGCCGTGCACTGGTACGGGCTGATGTACTTGTTCGGGTTTGGCGCTTTTTGGCTGCTGGGTTGGATTAGAAGCCGCCAACCCAATGCGCTGATCAATGCTGACCAACTCACGGATCTGCTGTTTTTTGGCGTTGCTGGAGTGATTCTTGGCGGTCGCATTGGCTATGTGCTGTTTTATCAGCCCGGCAGCCTTTTACAGGACCCCCTGTTATTGGTACGCCTTTGGGAGGGAGGCATGAGCTTTCATGGCGGCCTGCTGGGCGTCGTCTTGGCCTGCGTGTTTTTTGCCCGCAGCCGGCAGATTCCTTTTCTTAAGCTGACGGATTTTGTCGCCCCGCTGATTCCTTTGGGGCTGGGATTCGGGCGCATCGGCAATTGGATTAATGGCGAGCTTTGGGGCCGACCCACGGATCTGCCTTGGGCCATGATCTTTCCCATGGTCGATCAACTACCGCGCCATCCCAGCCAGCTGTATCAGGCCAGCTTAGAAGGTCTCGTGCTGTTTATCCTCTTGTGGTGGTTCTCCGCTAGGCCGCGCCCCATAGGCGCGGTTTCTGGCGTATTTCTGTTGGCCTATGGTCTGTTCCGCTTCGTGGTTGAGTTTGTTCGTGAACCGGATCTGCACTTGGGATATCTGGCGCTGGGATGGCTCACCATGGGACAGCTATTGAGCCTGCCGATGATGTTGGCAGGGGGCCTGCTGCTGTACACTGCCTACCGTCGTTTGTAA